A stretch of the Corylus avellana chromosome ca6, CavTom2PMs-1.0 genome encodes the following:
- the LOC132185810 gene encoding NDR1/HIN1-like protein 6, with product MAENQRIHPVAVDVEAPPTTPLVRPGASVSEKGSPARRPPPVRRPIPAIIHAKPPKRASCCCCKCVCWTISLLLLLIIIVGAAAGVLYLVFRPKLPSYSVDSLKISSLGLNPDMSLYAEFDVKITADNPNEKIGIYYEKGGRLSVWYADAKLCDGSLPEFYQGHRNKTQLHLALTGQTQYGSGLMTALQERQQTGRIPLDLKVDAPVAIKLGMLKLKKVRILGQCMLVVDNLSANNSISIKASNCSFRLKL from the coding sequence ATGGCAGAAAACCAAAGAATTCATCCGGTAGCCGTGGATGTGGAAGCCCCGCCAACAACTCCTCTGGTGCGTCCCGGCGCATCGGTATCTGAGAAGGGTAGTCCGGCTCGGCGACCGCCTCCAGTGCGGCGCCCCATTCCGGCGATAATCCATGCCAAGCCACCGAAGCGTGcaagttgttgttgttgcaaaTGCGTGTGCTGGACTATCAGCCTCCTTCTTCTCCTTATAATTATAGTTGGAGCCGCCGCCGGCGTTCTCTACCTCGTCTTCCGACCGAAGCTTCCGTCATACTCCGTTGATAGCTTGAAGATAAGCAGCCTAGGCCTCAATCCTGACATGTCTTTGTATGCGGAGTTCGACGTGAAGATCACCGCCGACAACCCGAACGAGAAGATCGGAATTTACTACGAGAAAGGCGGCCGGTTGAGCGTGTGGTATGCGGACGCTAAGCTCTGTGATGGGTCGCTCCCGGAGTTCTACCAAGGTCACCGGAATAAGACGCAGCTGCACCTTGCCTTGACCGGGCAAACGCAGTACGGCAGCGGTTTGATGACGGCGCTGCAGGAGCGACAGCAAACCGGGCGCATTCCGCTGGATCTTAAGGTTGATGCGCCGGTGGCAATCAAACTTGGGATGTTGAAGCTGAAGAAGGTGAGGATCTTGGGACAGTGCATGTTGGTCGTCGATAACCTTTCTGCTAATAATTCCATCAGCATTAAAGCTAGTAATTGTAGCTTCAGATTGAAGCTTTGA
- the LOC132183600 gene encoding uncharacterized protein LOC132183600 isoform X1, which produces MMEAKGIAEEVELAKKRCRAVIGRIEGLPAASTTLTGSCKRTLLKLAHSELAFLSRCSTTPLSVNIGHLEAVVHILQQPFVTGVSRVCKPIPLSPTDLNGRRTNSCSKGVHVDVVCTLNGKPVWIIVSDRNPRYISWDICQKTKGLKLRVEEVLAAAQSMISLKPSSIILFFSNGLGNFVKEKLREEFGASEIALQFSVFDFDFSEDLEGEWINVLGRLYREACVLEIKVDDIGDAVSSSGCDLKGSSVAAVMPRIFEERLEGNVGDSLCSLILGMKLCPLDFKNVGSSDIGVLLGEGDLINFDTTALIALVSGISNGGTEKLLATPESELRQRFKGNFEFVIGQVMSEIQNPIHVELGSVIAGRRGIICESVHSEFKGLVLMCGGPNEKFRANQLLKCLMVVPDSPSQRVMGLPTTRKLALKNKVVFGTGDYWHAPTLTANMSFARAISQAGMSLFTIEHRPRALTGD; this is translated from the exons ATGATGGAGGCAAAAGGGATTGCAGAGGAAGTGGAATTGGCGAAGAAGAGATGCAGGGCCGTGATTGGTAGAATAGAGGGATTGCCCGCTGCGTCCACCACCCTCACCGGCTCATGCAAGCGCACTCTCCTCAAACTCGCTCACTCGGAGCTCGCTTTCCTCTCCCGCTGCTCTACCACACCCCTAAG TGTCAATATTGGGCACCTCGAGGCAGTTGTTCACATTCTACAGCAGCCTTTTGTAACAGGAGTTTCGCGAGTTTGCAAGCCAATTCCTCTATCACCTACAGATTTGAATGGGCGGAGAACCAATTCTTGTTCAAAAGGTGTCCATGTTGATGTAGTTTGTACTCTCAATGGGAAACCTGTGTGGATTATTGTCTCCGATAGGAACCCAAGGTACATTTCTTGGGATATATGCCAAAAGACTAAGGGCTTGAAATTGCGAGTTGAAGAAGTCCTTGCTGCAGCCCAGTCTATGATATCATTGAAACCTTCGTCAATCATTCTTTTCTTCTCGAATGGACTTGGAAACTTTGTTAAAGAGAAACTCAGAGAAGAATTTGGGGCGTCTGAGATTGCATTGCAGTTttctgtttttgattttgacttCTCCGAGGATTTGGAAGGTGAGTGGATAAATGTGCTTGGTAGATTGTATCGAGAGGCATGTGTGCTTGAAATAAAGGTTGACGATATTGGTGATGCTGTTTCAAGTTCTGGATGTGATCTCAAAGGCTCAAGTGTTGCTGCAGTCATGCCTAGGATTTTTGAAGAGCGATTGGAGGGGAATGTGGGTGATTCTTTGTGTTCACTCATTTTGGGGATGAAACTCTGCCctttagattttaaaaatgtGGGATCTTCTGATATAGGGGTGTTGTTAGGTGAAGGTGATCTTATAAATTTTGATACAACGGCTTTGATTGCACTTGTATCAGGGATTAGTAATGGTGGTACTGAGAAACTTTTGGCTACTCCAGAGAGTGAATTAAGGCAGCGTTTTAAGGGCAACTTTGAGTTTGTCATTGGACAG GTGATGTCTGAAATCCAGAATCCAATTCATGTGGAACTGGGCAGTGTAATAGCTGGAAGGAGAGGCATAATATGTGAAAGTGTTCATTCGGAGTTCAAGGGGTTAGTATTAATGTGTGGAGGGCCTAATGAGAAGTTCAGAGCCAATCAATTACTGAAGTGCCTGAT GGTTGTGCCTGATAGTCCCTCGCAACGAGTGATGGGCCTCCCAACTACCAGAAAGCTGGCATTGAAGAACAAGGTTGTTTTTGGTACTGGTGATTACTGGCATGCTCCAACTCTGACAGCGAATATGTCATTTGCTAGAGCAATTTCACAGGCTGGAATGTCCCTGTTTACGATCGAGCATAGACCACGGGCATTAACTGGTGATTAA
- the LOC132183600 gene encoding uncharacterized protein LOC132183600 isoform X2, whose translation MQAHSPQTRSLGARFPLPLLYHTPKPFVTGVSRVCKPIPLSPTDLNGRRTNSCSKGVHVDVVCTLNGKPVWIIVSDRNPRYISWDICQKTKGLKLRVEEVLAAAQSMISLKPSSIILFFSNGLGNFVKEKLREEFGASEIALQFSVFDFDFSEDLEGEWINVLGRLYREACVLEIKVDDIGDAVSSSGCDLKGSSVAAVMPRIFEERLEGNVGDSLCSLILGMKLCPLDFKNVGSSDIGVLLGEGDLINFDTTALIALVSGISNGGTEKLLATPESELRQRFKGNFEFVIGQVMSEIQNPIHVELGSVIAGRRGIICESVHSEFKGLVLMCGGPNEKFRANQLLKCLMVVPDSPSQRVMGLPTTRKLALKNKVVFGTGDYWHAPTLTANMSFARAISQAGMSLFTIEHRPRALTGD comes from the exons ATGCAAGCGCACTCTCCTCAAACTCGCTCACTCGGAGCTCGCTTTCCTCTCCCGCTGCTCTACCACACCCCTAAG CCTTTTGTAACAGGAGTTTCGCGAGTTTGCAAGCCAATTCCTCTATCACCTACAGATTTGAATGGGCGGAGAACCAATTCTTGTTCAAAAGGTGTCCATGTTGATGTAGTTTGTACTCTCAATGGGAAACCTGTGTGGATTATTGTCTCCGATAGGAACCCAAGGTACATTTCTTGGGATATATGCCAAAAGACTAAGGGCTTGAAATTGCGAGTTGAAGAAGTCCTTGCTGCAGCCCAGTCTATGATATCATTGAAACCTTCGTCAATCATTCTTTTCTTCTCGAATGGACTTGGAAACTTTGTTAAAGAGAAACTCAGAGAAGAATTTGGGGCGTCTGAGATTGCATTGCAGTTttctgtttttgattttgacttCTCCGAGGATTTGGAAGGTGAGTGGATAAATGTGCTTGGTAGATTGTATCGAGAGGCATGTGTGCTTGAAATAAAGGTTGACGATATTGGTGATGCTGTTTCAAGTTCTGGATGTGATCTCAAAGGCTCAAGTGTTGCTGCAGTCATGCCTAGGATTTTTGAAGAGCGATTGGAGGGGAATGTGGGTGATTCTTTGTGTTCACTCATTTTGGGGATGAAACTCTGCCctttagattttaaaaatgtGGGATCTTCTGATATAGGGGTGTTGTTAGGTGAAGGTGATCTTATAAATTTTGATACAACGGCTTTGATTGCACTTGTATCAGGGATTAGTAATGGTGGTACTGAGAAACTTTTGGCTACTCCAGAGAGTGAATTAAGGCAGCGTTTTAAGGGCAACTTTGAGTTTGTCATTGGACAG GTGATGTCTGAAATCCAGAATCCAATTCATGTGGAACTGGGCAGTGTAATAGCTGGAAGGAGAGGCATAATATGTGAAAGTGTTCATTCGGAGTTCAAGGGGTTAGTATTAATGTGTGGAGGGCCTAATGAGAAGTTCAGAGCCAATCAATTACTGAAGTGCCTGAT GGTTGTGCCTGATAGTCCCTCGCAACGAGTGATGGGCCTCCCAACTACCAGAAAGCTGGCATTGAAGAACAAGGTTGTTTTTGGTACTGGTGATTACTGGCATGCTCCAACTCTGACAGCGAATATGTCATTTGCTAGAGCAATTTCACAGGCTGGAATGTCCCTGTTTACGATCGAGCATAGACCACGGGCATTAACTGGTGATTAA